A stretch of DNA from Micromonospora peucetia:
CTCGCCGACGCGGGGCTCGCCGGTGCGGTCAAGACCAGCGGGGCCAAGGGCGTGCACGTCTTCGTGCCGGTGGCGGAAGGCGCCACGGTGGAGGACATGGCCGCCGCGACCCGGGCCGTGGCGGCCCGCGCCGAACGACTGGACCCGGCGCTGGCCCCCACCGCCTTCATCCGCGAGGACCGGGGCGGCAAGGTGTTCGTCGACTCGACCCGGGCCGGCGGGGCGACCGTGGTGGCCGCCTACAGCCCCCGGCTGCGACCGGGCGTGCCGGTCTCCTTCCCGGTGGACTGGGCCGACCTGGGCGACGTCACCCCGGCGGACTTCACGATCCGTACCGTCCCGGCGCTCGTCGCCGACAGCGACCCGTGGGCCGAGCGGCTGCCCGCGCCGCAGCAACTCCCGGCGGACCTCGTCGCCCAGGGGCACACCATCCCGGTCGCCCGGGTGCAGGCCATGCACGAGGGCAAGCGCCGGGCCCGCGCCCGCCGCGCCGCCGGCTGACGTACGCGCGCCGCCGACCGCCCGGTCGGGACCGCGTGCCAGCCTGCGTGGGTACGGTGGCCAGATCATGCAAGGAATCGATCATTAAGTTCGTCATATTGACGATCCACTGCGGGATTTCCGGAGATGTGCAGGAGAACCGTTGGTTCGGCGGTTGGGGCCGTGCCAAACTCCCCGGCATTCTGACGGTCTCCGGAAGGAACAGAAGATGCCATCGCTGCCCGCCCCCGAACCTGCTCGCCTTCCGCTGGACCGCCGCAGGCTGCTCGGCCTGGGCGTCGGTGCCGTCGCTGCGGCGGCCACCGGCGCGGTGACCGGCGGTGCGCCCGCGGTGGCCGGCCCGCCCGGACACGGTGGACCGTGGTCTGCGGGGTTCGCACTGCTGGGTGACACGCAGATCGACGTGGACCTTCCTGAGCGGACCGAGGGCGTGCGCTGGGCGTACGAGCAGATCGCCGCTCGGAACCCGTCGATCGTCTGCCACGTCGGGGACATCGTCGAACACGGCTCCGTGGCCGAGTACGACACCTACTTCGGCACCATCCCGGTGGCGTTGCGTCCCAAGATCCGGCACGTGCCGGGCAACCACGACTGGCGATGGGACAGCACCGCCGGCGAGCGGTACGGCAAGCTGTTCGGGCCGAGCCGGTACTCGTTCGACTTCGACGGCCTGCACTTCGTCGCGCTGGACCCCAGCCACCTGCTTCAGGAACCGGGCGGGTTCGGCGAGTCCGGCATCCGGTGGCTGACCCGGGACCTGGACCGGGTCGCGCCCGGGGTCCCGATCATCCTGCTGTGCCACTTCCCGTTCGGCGGCGACAACTACTACGTCTCCGACCAGGAGCGGCTGCTGGAGCTGCTCGACCGCTACAACGTGCGGGCGGTGTTCGCCGGGCACGTGCACGCCGAGCAGGTGCAGCGGTTCAACGGGGTGACCCAGCTGGCGGTCGACGACACCCGCGGCTCAGCGATCTACTACTGGGTGCAGCGCACGGCCGGCCCTGACGGCCAGGTGCTGAAGGTGACCGCCGTACAGCGGGGCGCCGACGGCAGCGCCGAGTCCCGGTCGGTGCTGGACATTCCGGTCAGCGGGCCACGGACCGCCATCGCGCAGCGGCCCCAGGCGGTCTCACTCGACCCGGCCGGCGCCGCGCTGGCCGTGTCGGTGCGGCTCGCCCCGCACGTCCGCGCCGCCAACGTGAAGGCCCAGCTCTACCCGCAGCACACGTACGGGCTCAAGGACGCCGGCCAGTGGCGGAACCTGGCCTCCGACGGTGCCGGCCGCCGCTTCTCCGGCGGCCTGGACCTCACGTCGCTGCCGCCGGGCGAGCACCGGATGACCGTACGGGTCACCGACGCCGACGGTGCCTGGTACGAACAGACCCGCACCTTCGACCTTCCCGACACCGCCCGCCGGCTGCGCTGGAGTGAACAGCTCGGCGCGCCTGTGCAGGCCGGCCTGGCCGTCCGGGACGATCTGCTGGTCGCCGCCACCACCGACGGGACCGTGATCGGCGCCCGGCCCACCCGACGTGGGCTGTCCCGGCGCTGGCGGGAGCGGATCGGCCCGGTGCACGGCCGGCCGGCGTTCGCCCCCGACGGGAGGACCGTCTACGTCCCCTCCGACGACCACCGCCTCTACGCCCTCGACCCGGCCACCGGCCGGCGCCGGTTCACCCACGATGCCGGCGCACCGGTGCTCGGCAGCCCGCTGGTGACGACGGTCGACGGTCGTAGCGTGGTGGTGCTCTCCGCCGGGGCGACCCGGCAGGTCATCGACGCACGGACCGGCGGCACGGTCTGGAACGTGGCCGGAAAGGGCATGTTCGCCGGGCGCGCGGCCAGCGACGGCACCCGCGTCTACGCCGGCGCCGGGGACGGAAACGTCTACGCCCACGACGCCCGCACCGGTGCCGTGCTGTGGTCGTTCTCCACCACCACCCGTGCCACCGTCTACAGCCGCCTCATCTACGGCCCGTGGGCGGACAACCTGGAGGTGCTGCCCAACGGCCTGGTCCTGGTGTCCACCGTGACCAGCGCGTTCGCGCTGGACCCCGCGACCGGGGAGCTCCGCTGGTCGGTGGCCGGCTCCTACATCTACGCCCCGAAGCTCCTGCTCGACAACGGCGACGTGGTGATGTTCGACGACGGCGGTCGCACCGCCTCCCGGGTGGACCCGGCCACCGGCCAGGCCCGGTGGACCACCGGCCTCGGCGCCCGTCCGGTCAGCACCGGCGCGGCCATCCACGACGGCGTGGCGTGGATTCCCACCACCACCGGCCTGGTGGTCGCAGTCGACCTCACCACCGGATCGGTCCGGACCCGGTTGCAGCTGACCACCAGCGCGTACTGCTACAGCCCGCCGGTGGTCATCGGTGACATGCTCATGGTCGGCGACCAGGACGGCTTCCTGCACGGCATCGCCGTCAACTGACGCCCCGGTGGTCGCGGCACCGCCGCTGCCTGGTGCCCGCGTGGACGGCGGAGGCGGGTGCCTCAGCAGTCACACGAGGTCCCGACGGCAGTGAGATCGTCCACCGGGCGGCGGCGGATGCCGCTGGCGGTTCGCACGGGGAAACCCTCGCGGACCCAGTACTCGTAGCCGCCGAGCATCTCCTTGACCGGATATCCGAGCGTGGCGAAGGCGAGGGCGGCCCGGGTGGCGCCGTTGCAGCCGGGCCCCCAGCAGTACGTGACCACGGCGGTTCCGGCGGGGACCAGCAGTGCGGCCCGCGTCGGGATCTCGGCGGTCGGTAGGTGTACCGCGCCGGGCAGGTGCCCGCCCCGCCACGCGGCGGCGCCCCGGCTGTCCACCACCACGAGCCCGTCCACGCCGGCCTCCAGGTCGGCGTGGACGTCGCTCGCGTCGGTCTCGAAGCGCAGTCGGGTGGCGAAGTGGGCAACGGCCTGCTCGGCGGGCGCGGGAGGGACGGCGAACGCGTTCGACATGGAAGTGATCCTCGATCGGCGGACCGGCGCTGGACAGTGGCCCCCACGCCGCTGTCCGCTAACATCCCGCCATGCCTCCGCTCCGCCGTCCCGGCCCCGCCGTGTCGGTGCTCGCCTACGAGGGGATGTCGGCATTCGAGCTCGGCATCGTCACCGAGGTCTTCGGCCTGCCGCGCCCCGAGTTCGACATCCCGTGGTACGAGCTGACAATCTGCGCCGAAGAGCCGGGTGCGGTGCGGGTCCTCGGCGGGGCGAGCCTGCACACGCCACACGGCCTGGAGGTGTTCGCGGCGGCCGGCACGGTCATCGTGCCCGGTGTCCCCGACGTGTCGGCCGACCCGTCACCCGGGCTGGTCGCCGCGCTACGTCACGCGTGCCACCGGGGCGCCCGGATCATGTCCATCTGCTCGGGTGCCTTTGCCCTGGCCGGGGCGGGGCTGCTCACGGGCCGGCGCGCCACCACCCACTGGCGCTACGCCGAGCGGTTCCGTCGCCGCCACCCGGGTGTCGCGTTGGACCCCGACGTGCTGTACGTCGACGACGGCGTGGTGCTCACCAGCGCCGGCAGCGCGGCCGGGCTCGACCTGCGCCTGCACGTCGTCCGGCGCGACCACGGGGCGGGCATCGCCAACGCGGTCGCCCGGCGCCTGGTGACACCACCGCACCGCGACGGTGGGCAGGCCCAGTTCATCGAGGCCCCGGTGACTGCCGACCCGGCCGACGACCGCATCGCCGGGAGCATGGCGTGGGCGGTGGCGCACCTGCCCGACACCATCACCGTCGACACCCTCGCCGGCAGGGCGCACATGTCGGCCCGCACCTACCTGCGGCACTTCGCCCGGGCCACCGGCACCACCCCGATCAGATGGCTGATCAACCAGCGGATCCAGGCCAGCCTCGCCCTGCTCGAAACCACCACGACCCCGATCGAGAAGATCGCCGAGGCGGTGGGCTTCGACAGCGCGGTCACCTACCGCCACCACTTCGCGCACACCATGCGGACCTCGCCGTCGGCGTACCGGCGGGCGTTCCGCACCGGCGAGGCGGCGGGCCGGCGACCGTCATCGCGTACCGGCTGAGGTCCACCGCCCCTACGGGCGCGAGGCACAGCGGCTGGTGGTAGCTGCGCAACCAGTTGACCCAGAAGGGCAGAAAGGCCACGCCGACCGACCCCGAGCCGAACCGACCCCGAGCCGACGAGCAGGAGCCGCCGGGCGCTGAACGGTGGCGGCGCGGCGCGTTGCCGCGCCTGGTCCGCGGATTCGGGCGTACCGGTCACGGCGGCGTCCCCTGTGCGGCTGCCCTGTCGCAGGCCTGGGCCCGCAGCGCCCGCCGGAGGCCGGCCCGCCGGGTGCTGAGCAGCCCACGCAGCTCGGCGGGGCGGGTCCGCCTCGGCGGCGGCCGTCGCCCAGGTCGCCATCGCCGCCGGCCCCGGCGAGGTAGCGGTCCGTGCGGGCCACCGCGTCGTCGCGCACCTGGGTGCTCGGGTAGAGCGAGACCACCCGCATCTGCGCCGGTTCCGGCACGCGGGCGTGCCACAGACACTCAACGACGCTTCAGCGGGAGCGCCGCGAGGCGACCGGGACTGACGCTGCTCGAAGAGGGTCTGCTGGCCCACACCCCCGACGGGGCGCCGTGACAGCTGCCGGCCGAGTATGTGCCGGGACTGGCCGATCGTGGCCGCGGAAACGTCGGTGACGGCCGGACAAACGAACGAAGCCCCTGACCGTGATCATGCAGGTCAAGAGCTTCGTTTGGCTGGTTGTACTGGTGCCCCCGGCAGGATTCGAACCTGCG
This window harbors:
- a CDS encoding DNA polymerase domain-containing protein; its protein translation is MSGADETRDGVSLTNLDQPLFDGAGATKRDLVDYLDAVRERILPPLRGRPLSVIRVRPGQPPFMQKNLPKYTPDWVPRTPVWAEASHREISYALCDDRRTLLWFANQRAVEYHPTLATVDDLHRPTHMVLDLDPPEGDSFGLAVAAARLVRQALADAGLAGAVKTSGAKGVHVFVPVAEGATVEDMAAATRAVAARAERLDPALAPTAFIREDRGGKVFVDSTRAGGATVVAAYSPRLRPGVPVSFPVDWADLGDVTPADFTIRTVPALVADSDPWAERLPAPQQLPADLVAQGHTIPVARVQAMHEGKRRARARRAAG
- a CDS encoding PQQ-binding-like beta-propeller repeat protein, whose translation is MPSLPAPEPARLPLDRRRLLGLGVGAVAAAATGAVTGGAPAVAGPPGHGGPWSAGFALLGDTQIDVDLPERTEGVRWAYEQIAARNPSIVCHVGDIVEHGSVAEYDTYFGTIPVALRPKIRHVPGNHDWRWDSTAGERYGKLFGPSRYSFDFDGLHFVALDPSHLLQEPGGFGESGIRWLTRDLDRVAPGVPIILLCHFPFGGDNYYVSDQERLLELLDRYNVRAVFAGHVHAEQVQRFNGVTQLAVDDTRGSAIYYWVQRTAGPDGQVLKVTAVQRGADGSAESRSVLDIPVSGPRTAIAQRPQAVSLDPAGAALAVSVRLAPHVRAANVKAQLYPQHTYGLKDAGQWRNLASDGAGRRFSGGLDLTSLPPGEHRMTVRVTDADGAWYEQTRTFDLPDTARRLRWSEQLGAPVQAGLAVRDDLLVAATTDGTVIGARPTRRGLSRRWRERIGPVHGRPAFAPDGRTVYVPSDDHRLYALDPATGRRRFTHDAGAPVLGSPLVTTVDGRSVVVLSAGATRQVIDARTGGTVWNVAGKGMFAGRAASDGTRVYAGAGDGNVYAHDARTGAVLWSFSTTTRATVYSRLIYGPWADNLEVLPNGLVLVSTVTSAFALDPATGELRWSVAGSYIYAPKLLLDNGDVVMFDDGGRTASRVDPATGQARWTTGLGARPVSTGAAIHDGVAWIPTTTGLVVAVDLTTGSVRTRLQLTTSAYCYSPPVVIGDMLMVGDQDGFLHGIAVN
- a CDS encoding rhodanese-like domain-containing protein; its protein translation is MSNAFAVPPAPAEQAVAHFATRLRFETDASDVHADLEAGVDGLVVVDSRGAAAWRGGHLPGAVHLPTAEIPTRAALLVPAGTAVVTYCWGPGCNGATRAALAFATLGYPVKEMLGGYEYWVREGFPVRTASGIRRRPVDDLTAVGTSCDC
- a CDS encoding helix-turn-helix domain-containing protein produces the protein MPPLRRPGPAVSVLAYEGMSAFELGIVTEVFGLPRPEFDIPWYELTICAEEPGAVRVLGGASLHTPHGLEVFAAAGTVIVPGVPDVSADPSPGLVAALRHACHRGARIMSICSGAFALAGAGLLTGRRATTHWRYAERFRRRHPGVALDPDVLYVDDGVVLTSAGSAAGLDLRLHVVRRDHGAGIANAVARRLVTPPHRDGGQAQFIEAPVTADPADDRIAGSMAWAVAHLPDTITVDTLAGRAHMSARTYLRHFARATGTTPIRWLINQRIQASLALLETTTTPIEKIAEAVGFDSAVTYRHHFAHTMRTSPSAYRRAFRTGEAAGRRPSSRTG